Part of the Melospiza georgiana isolate bMelGeo1 chromosome 17, bMelGeo1.pri, whole genome shotgun sequence genome, aaaaaagccatcttCTATGGAAGCAGCCAATCCCAGGACAGCACGCAGGATGCAAACACATGGTGTTTGCTTCCATACAGTCTGGTTTGTGTTTATATACCCTCCATAAAAACCAAGCAGAAAATTTGGCATCTTTACTCTTTTTATGCTAacttatggaaaaaaaaatacactgaggtttttttttcagactctTTGTATTTCATTGGGCCCTTGTTAGCTGAGTGGGATGGGAAGGGTCACGAAGgaagtttgttttttctcaaagtcactttgaaattcaatccaaaaaataaaaaaaaaaaaaaacatttgttcACCACATCTCATCTGAGGGCACAGTGTTTCAGTACAGTCTGCTTGTCCCTTGATGGGCACaaggtgctgctgagctttaGGCATAGAACTCATTTGTGGGGGCCTTCTTGTAGATGGGTTTCTTGCCCAGGTCGTAACTGCCCTCGTCCTTTTTCTTCATGCGGTAGACCAAGAGCAGGATCAGGAAGATGGCAAACAGGAGACCCACTGCTCCTCCTGCGAtgagagctggggaggaaagAGACAGGAATGAGCCTGGACAGCCCCAAACCACCACAGCTCCAAGAGCAGCAGCCTCAGACAGGGTCCGTGTGCCTGTCACggcctgtgctggcactgtcTGCAACAGCAGATGTTACTGGGGAAGGCCAGGAGGGCTCCCAGTCCAGCCACAGAATAATCACATGTTCCACACTAACCAGTTTGAGCTAATCTTCCAGTTCAGTCCAAAAAAGAAATGTTGATGACAAAAGATGTTCTCCTTGTAtagagacaaaacaaaaaaaaaaacccaaccccccaaaaaaaccaaccaaacaaaaaaaaccccaaaaaaaccctcaaaaagaCCACAAAAAtacctaccaaaaaaaaaaaaaacaaacaaaaacaaacaaaaaaacaacaaacaaacaaaaaaaaaacccaccacccAAAAAAGCCCCACCACAACCCACAGAAAAATGGTACAGCTCCAATCTGAATGCTTTGTTAGCAACCTGTGGGAGCACACCCTGGGGACTGTATTTCAATTCATCAACACCTAATTACCAACACCACTTCcctcaaaaaaaggaaaaaaaaacaaaatcagaaaaccTCAATAGCCAAAACCCACAAACCTGCAAAACACCACCAAGATTTCCTCTCTCCTCACACCAAGCATGGCCACAACAGTCACTCAAGTTTATTCCTTGTTGTGACACCTATTGCTTGCACTAAATCAGCTTCTTTGCTAAATGGTTTTGCAATCCACTCTTCCCATCTCTTCTCTGACTGGGAGGATGGCTGCAGATCAGCACAAAGGGTTTGGGTTTGTACCTGGGCCATCAGGCCAAGTGCTTGAAGCAGCAAtgtgctggggacacacctgTCCCACACACTGAGGGGAAGGCACTCACTTGGTTTTGCTCTGGACATTGGTACTCAGATTCCTACAGCTGGAACCCCTTAGAGGGGCTGCTTGGCTCCTGGCAAAGCCCAGAAAAGGCAGAACTTGGGCAGAGGTTGGAAGGAAAATGCCTGTGCTTGATATGAAACTGATGTCACTGCTTTATGGCCAGAGACACCTCTTGTAGAGGCAGTACCtgggtgcagagcagctgccacatGAGTCAAGCCAGCAGTCAGCTGGCAGGCTCAAAAATGAGCTGTTTAtcccagcaaaggcagcagcaggctctgggaGGCAGAGccaccctgctgcaggcagccactCATGGTAAAGCAGCTCattccccagggagctgctccccagagaAACAGGGAACAACAGAAGCCATTCTGATTTTCATTATTAATGATTTACCCGTTCAAGGTGGAGTATTACCTGTAAGGACTTCTGTTCTCTCAAAGATGCTGCTGTTGGCCGTGCTTGCCATGGAGATCTTGTTGGACAGGTTCTCCTCCAGAGGTACAGCTTTGTCTGGAATGATTTCATTGTCCACcattgtgttttccttctcacCTTCTATCTTTCTGCCAGTATCTCCAGGGATATAGTTGTCAGATATCTAGAGAACACAGACAAACCACACCCATCAGCAAGCAGcacccagcctgcccacagctgaAACCAGGAGGGTGTGCAGGGAATGCAAAGTTTGCTCAGAGCATTACAAACACTCTGTGCCTGCTCATGCAGGTGGATTTGTCTTGATGCCAcgtcctgcagggcaggagggtgcTCAGAAGGTTTCACAGACAGACCAGGGGAGCTACATGCTGCTTAAAGACACACTGAGTAATACCTACCAGAGGGGTATCCATGGTGGTCAGATACAAGCCATCTTCAGAGTCTGGGTAGTCTGCAGAAGGGgcaaaaaaaatagaaagggCTCTCAAGGTTTGGCCTCATTACATGTTGTTTTTACAGGATTCAGACACTTCCTGCAATACCAGCAACTGCACATATTAGGACTCTTGTCCTCTACAATTCCCCCTTATCTCCTAGCACTATTGATCACTGAATGGCTTGGATTGCACAAGACCACGAGGTGAAATCTTGAAGCCAACACCTCTCCACGGGGAGGGATCTGAGGCTGGACCCAttggccctgcagagcaggtctgccacagctccccaggTGATGCCAATGGAGGGCACTGCTCCCACCACCCACCCCTACAGGATCCTCCACCAAACCTCCAGATCTGCCCAGACACGCCAGGCACCGATTGCAGCAtttgttcttttgcttttagAGAACAAATGTTCACATAAAGGGACACAGAGCTACAGAAACTGGTTTGGGCAGGGAGCTTTGCATGTCACAGAGAGTTCACTTGAACACCAGTTACTCCTTTACCTTGTTTGGCCTCAACTGAGACATTAACTTTAAGCCTTTTAACACTGCCTCAAcaatagattatttttttttaaagtttctcaGCAGTTCTTTGGAGTTCAACAGGAAAAAGATCCAGCCAGCACAaggcttttttatttgcagCAAGACAAGCTTGGCTGGACTCCATCTGTCCTCCCTGAGTGATTCAACATCACAGCACCACAACTCTCACTGTTCTCATCTGAGTGACTGGAGTCACAGTTTTCATCTCCACCTGGCACTGTGctgtctctgcagctctggctgtgatTTAGCCCATCACTCAAGGGCTGGTGCTGAAAGaaattccacagcagctgctgagggagatCCACTCCGCCACTCACCTCCTGACCCAGATGTCTCATCTATATCTAACCCATCAGAGGTTAAGTGAGGCCTGAATTCACCAATGTCTTCATCATCTGGCAGGTCCCCAGATGCAGGGTAGTCCAGCCATCCAGCATTCATGGTTTCAGTTTCCCTCACCTGTAAAAATGGGGGTGGAGACATGTTAAACACATGTTAAATATGAAACAACTCTCCAGAAGCGTTTCACAGAAggttcagggcctgagcataTCACttccaccagaaaaaaaaaacccattaaatGCTGAATTTCCTCTCCGTCAAAAGCATTATCTTTATCAGCTGAATTTCCCTAGAATTTCTCAGAACAGAAGtgagagccaggctgggaggggaatTTCCTGAGGGCTACACATTGAAGAGGTTCACCCAAACACACAGGGTGAAAATATCACAACAGGATCTTGGTCAGGAGTTTGTGGCAAAGCATTTGGAacagcagcaccttcagctTGTGATAAGGGAGAGTTAGGAGGGAATTGTAATTCCCAGGGAAAAAGCCTGATGGGTGTAGGGCAGTTTTTTGCATAGCACCACAGCTTCATGCCAAAGCAATCCCTCACTCTTTATAGGAGAACAAGGCTATTTTATCAGCCAAGGGTTAAAAGCTGCTCTGTGAGTTCAGCTGAACTGCAGTGCAATACAGGCTGAGTTCAAGAGCACTGCTATCAATAATGACCCGCCTGAAGGAAGAGCTTCCCCTGCATCACCTTCTTTAAAAGCatgtaaacaaacaaacccataAAACATCTCCAGGATCCAAAGGCCCAAGGAGTGCAGTCAcagcaggaaagctggagagccTCCCAGATATCAGCTGTTTGCCCACAAGGGCAATTTGCACACCAGAGCTCATTTGCACTTGGACCTTCCAGGAGCCACAAGCCCCAGTCTCCTGCCCTCACCAAAGTTATGCAACTCCCCAGAAGTATTCCTCctcaccccacagccctggggccaggCCAGTGAGGGTACCACAGGTATGAGCTCTGGGGTTGCTCAACACCACCCCACAGACTCCAGATGCTTCCAGAGCCATGAAATCACCACCAAGGAGGGGGCTCAGCCCCTTGCCCCAGGCCAGAGGCACAATGCAGATGGACAGGTCCCTTAGCTCGGGGCTAAGCTGACAACATTCTTCTGTGCTGGCCTCACAGGACAGCTTGGGGAGCCTTGACAAAGGTTTTGTCCAGCCAGAAGAGCACTCCATGAGGGTTTTTCTCAATGCAAAGTTTCCAGGCTACAGCCTCACTGGGGTGAGGAGGATCAGGGactgctggggacactcagAGCTGGATGGCAGcaccacagagccctggggtcACCCCCTGCTCACCTGGCCAGGTGTGgcccatcccacagcccagagGGGTGATGAATGACATCCGCTAGCTATTGATCCCTAACCACGGCTAACAATCAGCCAGGAGCCATGTGTCAGCTtcctctgcccacagccctgattccagccccattcccctgcccacagccccgattccagccccatccccctgcccacagccccgattccagccccatccccctgcccacagccccatccccctgcccactggcacacagggctggccACAAACAAGCACAAGATGTTTCTCAGTttgcaccaggagcagcagcagcagcactggatgTGCTTTTCCTTGCTTATTGAGGCATTTTTAGTTTCCCCAGCAACCCCTCTACAGGACAAGCAGATGAACAGCCCAGAGGGCATGAAGTGCTGAGGCCAGACCCTCTCTCCCTGCTATGCCAAGCCTGGCACTAGGTGCTGGGAAGGGGGCTGGGAGCAAAggcagcttggaaggaatcctctcccagcctggaatCAGGCATTCCTGCCGTTATGGATCACTTGCTCCAAGACAAATTAATTTCAAGATATGTGAAACCCAgcctcagccagccctgcagtggaagctgctgccagcaggcagtagctgctcccagggcagcttcTGGCCACTTCATGGAGGGGCAGGAAGAACTCaattcctggggctggggagcacaTCTGCTGCAGATCCCAAAAGCCCTGCACCAGGCACAGATTGGTGTTGGcaagagctgtgcagagccacaccCCAGCGCCAGCTCACCCTGTACTTCACCATGAGTCACAGGCAGCAATGTCCAACAAGGGCAGCTCAAGAAAAGCCAGGTTTAAGCCCTGGGGTGGCTGGACAGCCCAGTGGCCTTATCAGATCAGCCCAGCCACGAGCTGAGTGGTGGCACACAGCCACAGTGATTAGTGCACGCTGTGGGCTGCCTATCAAAAACCCCTATTTAAATCAGCACACACAGTGTTTACCAGCAGGGCACATAACAAGGAAATTACTGACTCACAAGCATAAATAAGATTAAATGGGAGCGTTCCCTGAGCTCATTCTTCATCATCCTCTTGAGCAAGGATGGGGAAGTTCCTGGAGGCCGCCAAGAACTCCTCAAACCATACAGGAAACTTTTCTTGTGGGCAGTGGCCTCACATGACAGGTTCATCCAACAGGGAAGTCCAAGGGCTGCTGGGCACCTGCACAATTACTCTCCAGGTTTAAAGGCAGGTCCTTCTAGgaagcagccctgcctgggagctggggcACGGCAGGCTGGGAAGGGTTAACactgcagtgcagggctggggcaggcacaTTCCTCACATACACACCTGTGAGAGGGCACACACAGGCACCCTCACAGCTCTGGGCCTTCCCAAGTGCCACATAAGAGCTCCCTGGAGGGTTGTTTAAAGAAGCACATCCTTTTACAAGAGCACAcagtgctccctgcagctctgctgcctggtgcACCACGGAAGGTGTCTGTACATCCTCTGGCTTGCACGATGTGGGAAAAGCTCTGAGATGACCACAGGAGGATGGTCAGCACTTGCCAAGTCACCCCTGGCACATCCAGCTGAacacctcctgcagctgccagctctgagcctgCCTTCCCCACCTGCTGTCCTGCGCTGGAATCCAGCCTGTGCAGCCCCACCTCACCCTGGCAGCTGAAATGCACTCCTACAACCAATGTGCTCCTCTCCAAGAGGGGTCTGTACAGGAATCAACCTTCCCTGCAGGAGTCCAGTTCAAGGATTTCTTCCTCATGTTAAGCAGCTTTATCCCCAGTAAGCACGAAGGGAGATTAAACAGTTGAAGCTTTTCCTGCCTGCCAgtggcaaaaataaataaataaataagagtTTATTCCCTGCCAGACAGCCAGCACGTCAGGCACGTGAACTGTGAGAGCCattcctggaaaagctgggcacagagggctgATGTTTGAGACAGGCTGCACCAGTGGATGAAGGCAGACACTCTTTGCTCAGTGGAGACACAGGAACAGCACCCCTGGgagcccaggcagccctgctgtgctccacCCCACGCCATCCCACcccctttcctgctcctggggttTTCCCTTGCAGCCCCAGAAGAGCACTCACCTCCTCTCAAAACAAAATCAGCTATTTATTGAGGCAGTGAGCAAAGTTTCTGTGCAATGTGTGAATTTCCCCAGCCACTGGCAAGTCCTGGGAAATAACAAACCCAGGCAGCTCACCTGCCCCAGCCTACATGTCCTCACCACAGCCTTTGCAACCCttttgaaaaaacccaaatggtGTTTTGGGGCAGAGACAAAGTTTTCCAAACATGGAACTGGCTTTTACAGCTGTCCCTCGCCTCTGATCAAACACAGAGTTCATTAAAAGCTCCTTTGAAGGGTCACAGCCAGCAAGCTGCACAGGGAGTCAGACCTGCAGGGTACTCACAGTGTACAGAGCCCTTTATCAAGTTTATAATTTCAGCATGGAGACCCAGCGCTCGCTCCTGGcctcccttcccagcactgtGTACATAAACCTGGGGGTAAACAGGAACAAGGTGAAAGTCAACCTTTCCTAGACAAAGGCACGTGGAGCTGGGCCAGCCTGGGGGATGGCAGAGGCACAGACCTGTTAAccctgtgtgccctgcagggacaggtggGTGTAAGGTGTGCCCAGGGCTTCTCAGGCTCTGCACTCAGGGTCAGGGTACGGATCACCACCTCATCTCACAGCagcaagcagcaaaacacaaaataaaatagccacaaaataaaatagccacaaaataaaatagcctccccagcccctgtgctgtcacagacAGGTGTCACCTGCCAGCACCACAACACACAGCATAATCAGGAAGGGCTCCTAAACAACACGAGCAGCTGCAAGGATGCAAAGAGCCCTGCAAACCACAGAGCCCAAGAGAGGGGATTTCCATACTTCCACCCAGCTCTTGCAGGAGCCCACAAAGCAGGAAGGTTTTAAAGATCACACCAAGCATGTGAAAGAGCAGGGGGTAGGAGTGAGCTCACCCCCTTGATGCCCCAGCATCTGCTCCCCCAAAAGCAGAGGAGCCACACAGCATTGGAAACAGGGCAGCTCAAATCAGGGTGAAACTGCCAGACAGAGCTCATCTCCACAGCAGGGAGGAGTGCAGTGACAACAGGCAAAGACTGCTCTATCTTCCCATctaataaacattaaaaaacctTATTAGAAGTGACATGAGCttccagcagaggcagctccttccACACAGGTAAGGGAAGGGTCTGTGTTACCCCACAAAATACCCTTCACTCCCTTCATGCTTCAGCTCCACGtaagggagaagaaaataaacacccAGAAGTCAGTTTAGTCCTGAGAGCAAAGCAAATATCAACATTTCAACTGAAGTCACACCTAACTCCCTAAACACACCAGCcacagtaaaataataaaaaaaaatccacttgtGCCAGCTCCTTGTGACCATGCCTGGAGGTATCATTTTACCACCCATTCCTGGTCAGTCTGTCCCACAAAACTTGCAGCACACACGGCCTGCACTGGCCTTTGTGCCAAGGGACAAAAGTTACACAGCTCCCATCCAGGCTATGTTTGCATTTAGTTGCATGACAGGTTCACCTGAGGCTTCCAGACATAGTTAAATACCACCTTTGCTCCACACTTCCCAGGCAGCCCTAGAGCAGGGCCAGCCTTGCACATCTCCCCTGACAGCACTCCCACCACAATGACCCAGAAAGGCAAACCCACAGCAGTGAGGAAAGGTGAAATCAGAgtggagagcagcccagggcttgcaggcagccccagcacccacagcagctaCTGCACGGTCTGTGCCTCTCACCAAAGAGGGGAAAACAACTCTTTTTAATTGTTCTCAGTAGCAAAAAAGAGGGTTTTGCTCAATAAGACAGCAGAAGCACGAGGCAGGCCGGGGAACTGCTGAGCTGCTTAGAGCATCCCTTGTTCCAGGTGAGCCCAGTGCCTGTCCAAGCAGGTCTGCACCTCCCAGTGtgctcaccctgcacagcccacgTGCAGAAGGCAcatccagccccatcccagccctaTCCCTCTCCCCCCTTGGTCAGTCCCTGGGTGATTCTTTAAGCCCTGTGGCCACGAGCAGCTCTCAGGGCTCATGTGGCAGCAGAGCCATAATCCCCGTGACAGTGACAGTAATCCCGGGCTCCCAGGGCCactcctgtcccctgcagcagggatgaaccctcccagccctgcctgctcaaAATAGGCTCCTTGCACTCACAAAGTCAAACCTCAGCCACCtttgagctgctcctgctgacacacagcctgctccctccagcccacaccacactgcaggagcaggaggacagaGAGATTAAAAAGGAATGAACTCTTGTTTAACTGCTTTTGCCTGACTATCAGCCAAGAGCAAAGCCATAAAGATTGAGTCCTTTGCCAGACAGGCACATGCTGGGATATGTTTACTGCAATGGTGGC contains:
- the SDC4 gene encoding syndecan-4, which gives rise to MPLPRVPLCAALLLGLLLQAAAAESVRETETMNAGWLDYPASGDLPDDEDIGEFRPHLTSDGLDIDETSGSGDYPDSEDGLYLTTMDTPLISDNYIPGDTGRKIEGEKENTMVDNEIIPDKAVPLEENLSNKISMASTANSSIFERTEVLTALIAGGAVGLLFAIFLILLLVYRMKKKDEGSYDLGKKPIYKKAPTNEFYA